A genomic window from Schistocerca serialis cubense isolate TAMUIC-IGC-003099 chromosome 4, iqSchSeri2.2, whole genome shotgun sequence includes:
- the LOC126475191 gene encoding cuticle protein 38-like isoform X1, producing the protein MYKLVILPLLFAAVSAGYLGGVAVAPTAIAAPAIAAPVAYAAPAIAAAPALAVAPALRAAPLAVAAPAIAAPLPYAAAAPILKIH; encoded by the coding sequence GTGATCCTGCCCCTGCTGTTCGCCGCCGTGTCGGCCGGCTACCTGGGAGGCGTGGCCGTGGCGCCAACGGCCAtcgccgcccccgccatcgccgCCCCCgtagcctacgccgcccccgctatTGCTGCCGCCCCCGCCTTGGCCGTGGCCCCCGCTCTGCGCGCAGCCCCTCTGGCTGtcgccgcccccgccatcgccgCTCCTCTGCCCTACGCAGCTGCGGCACCGATCCTCAAGATCCACTGA
- the LOC126475191 gene encoding cuticle protein 38-like isoform X2, translated as MYKLVILPLLFAAVSAGYLGGVAVAPAAVAAPVAYAAPVAYAAAPALAVAPALRAAPLAVAAPAIAAPLPYAAAAPILKIH; from the coding sequence GTGATCCTGCCCCTGCTGTTCGCCGCCGTGTCGGCCGGCTACCTGGGAGGCGTGGCCGTGGCGCCAGCGGCCGTCGCCGCCCCcgtggcctacgccgcccccgtGGCCTACGCCGCCGCCCCCGCCTTGGCCGTGGCCCCCGCTCTGCGCGCCGCCCCTCTGGCTGtcgccgcccccgccatcgccgCTCCTCTGCCCTACGCAGCTGCGGCTCCGATCCTCAAGATCCACTGA